TGAATGTCGCCTGAAGTGTCGCCTTTCCGCCATAGCTCTTTCCTGGAGCGGCTCCAATAGCAAGCGCGGCCTTCTTTCAAGGTGGTTTCCAGTGCTTCCCTGTTCATGTACGCCATCATGAGCACTTTGCCCGTACGGACATCCTGGGCTATGGCCGGAACGAGCCCGTTTCCTTTTGCAAAATCGACCTGCGATATATCCTTAAATTGTTGGGGATTCCCCATTATTCCTCCTCAGACTCGGTCATGAACTCCTGTTCCATTGCGCGAAGAATCGCCATGACAAGCTGTGTGGATACTTCCGCGACCTTGGGATCGACGGTCCCGTTCAGCACCCCATCGAGAAGCTGATTGAGCAGGCGAACCGCATCTGAAGGATTGTTGACAAGCACGTTTTCGGCCCCTTTCTCTGCTGGTGGTCGAGCCTGATCCATCATGGAATTGCGAATCCGATCATATCCCCACGTATGCGCAGGGGCTGACGAATCTGTTTTTGCCGAACGGGCGTGTTGAACTCCGCTCTTCACGGAAACTCCGCGTTGGGAAAGGATTTCCTCGAATATCGTAATAGCTTCCGGAGCATAGTCATCGCGTTCTGTTCGCAGAATTCTGAGAATCTCTTCGGTAGATTTGGCCTCGAGAAGGGATCTATCGATTTTATACTCCATGAGAAACCTCCTGAACAACTTCAACGATCCGGCAAACACCGGAGTCAGTACCCTTAATTGTCCGGTGAATCGACTGATGCAACCAGTGACAGGATGGGGGAATAAGAACGAAGTATAAGTTATTTCGGCAAGAAGTCCATAATCCGTATGGTCTGATCGTCTCTCTCCCATTCCATTTCGTCAATCCACTTCCATATCTTTTTTGTGGAACAGCCGGAAATCATGATCAGTGCAAGGGCAAGAACGAGCCATTTTTTCATGTGATTCCTCGTGGAGCGTCATTCCCGGTATAGCCCGGAAAGCAAGGGAATTCATGATACATCCGTATTTGTTCCAGGGCAAGCGTGATATTTAATGAAAGTGATTTCTAGATAAAATATTCACCAAATTGAAATAAGGATCTTTTTATTGCTTTTTGCGATTCACTGTGATAGGATCGGCCCAGAGTAAGCGTACGTTCGGCAACAAACGATTCGTACTGAATGAGAATATTCCGGAGCAATAAAGGCAAACGGCGTTCCGATGTGGAGGATGCAACTATGAAGAAAATGCTGATTATGCACGCGGCCGTGCTCATAGCCCTGGCAATGGTATCGGCGACGTGGGCTTTTGAAACCGATTTTGACGATCTGCAGAAATTCGATCGCAGCCTGCCCGCGTGGAAATTCGGCAGAGGCCTGACCAATATATTCACTGCCCCTTACGAACTGCTGGTCAATCCCTCAAATGAAGCCATTCAGGGCGGTTATCACGGTGCGTACGACAATGGGCTTCAGGGATGGCTTGCCGGATCATTCAACGGGTTTATCGCAGGTACATTCT
The sequence above is a segment of the Desulfomonile tiedjei DSM 6799 genome. Coding sequences within it:
- a CDS encoding Prokaryotic membrane lipoprotein lipid attachment site yields the protein MKKWLVLALALIMISGCSTKKIWKWIDEMEWERDDQTIRIMDFLPK
- the hisI gene encoding phosphoribosyl-AMP cyclohydrolase, with the translated sequence MGNPQQFKDISQVDFAKGNGLVPAIAQDVRTGKVLMMAYMNREALETTLKEGRACYWSRSRKELWRKGDTSGDIQIVKDVLVDCDLDTILLLVEQQGDGACHTKKWSCFFRRFTREGDLQEIDE